The following is a genomic window from Geoalkalibacter halelectricus.
CACCTATCCTTCACATTGTACTTTCCCCGCCACTTTCGCTATAATGCCGGACTGATTTTCCAGCCAGACAAAAGTATCTTCACTCACACAGGGAGAACACCATGAAAGTCGGATTGGTCGGATGGCGCGGCATGGTCGGCTCGGTCCTGCTCGACCGCATGCGCGAAGAGGATGATTTCCAGGGAATCGAACCGGTCTTTTTCTCCACCTCCCAGGTCGGTGGGCCCGCCCCCATGGGCGGCGGCACCCTGCACGACGCCGGTGACATCAATAAACTCAAGCAGCTTGACGTGATCATCACTTGCCAGGGCGGCGACTACACCAAGGAAGTGCATCCGGCCCTGCGCCAGGCGGGTTGGAAGGGCTACTGGATCGATGCCGCCTCGTCCCTGCGCATGGAAAAAGATGCCGTCATCGTTCTCGACCCCGTCAACCGCCGCGTCATCGACGAGGCCCTGGCGCGCGGCGTCAAGGACTTCATCGGCGGCAACTGCACCGTCAGCCTCATGCTCATGGCCTTGGGCGGGCTGTTCCGCGCCGGACTGGTGGAGTGGATCAGCACCATGACCTATCAGGCCGCCTCGGGGGCCGGCGCGCCCAATATGCGCGAACTGCTCAGCCAGATGGGCGTGCTGCACGGCGCGGCCAAGGATCTTTTGGCCGACCCCCGTTCGGCCATCCTCGAAATCGATCAGAAAGTCGCTGCGGCCCTGAACGGCGAGTCGCTGCCGAAACAGGAATTCGGCTTTCCCCTGGCGGGCAACCTGCTGCCCTGGATCGACCGCGAGGTCGAAGACGGCCAGAGCCGCGAGGAGTGGAAGGGCTTTGCGGAGACCAACAAAATTCTCGGCACCAGTTCGCCGATTCCCGTCGACGGCATCTGCGTGCGCATCGGCGCCATGCGCTCCCACAGCCAGGCCCTGACCATCAAGCTCACCAAGGACGTGCCCATCGGCGAAATTGAAAATCTCATCGCCAACGACAACGAGTGGGTGGAACTGGTGCCCAACACCAAGGCCGATTCCCTGGCGCGCCTCACCCCGGCCTACACCTCGGGCACCCTGCGCGTGCCCATCGGCCGCGTGCGCAAGATGAAGATGGGCCCTCAATATCTCTCCGCCTTCACCTGCGGCGACCAGTTGCTGTGGGGCGCCGCCGAGCCCCTGCGGCGCATGCTGCGCATCATAAAGGCGCAAGGCTAAACTTAGAACAAACGTCTCAACGCAAAAAGGGCGACCTCCAGGGGTCGCCCTTTTTGCGTGCCAAATCATCCGCTACCCTCAGGCCGCGCGCACCTCGCGGCCGGTCTTGTGCAGATAGTAATCGTAATCGCCTTCGTAGGCGCGCATTTCGCCGTGATCGATTTCGAACACGCGGTTGACCAGGGAGCGCAGGAAGTGGCGGTCGTGGCTGACCAGCACCACCGTGCCGCTGAAATTTTTCAGGGCATCGAGGAGGATCTCGCGCGACTGGATGTCAAGATGGTTGGTGGGTTCGTCGAGAATCAGGACGTTGAGGGGCCGCGCCAGCAAGGTCGCCAACACCACGCGGCTTTTTTCGCCGCCGGAGAGCTTGTCGATGCGCTTGTCCACGGCATCGCCCGAGAACAGAAAGGCGGCGCACAGATTGCGGATCACGCCGATATTGGCTTGCGGCATGGCGTCCTGCACCGTTTCGAACACGGTCTTTTTCGGATCGAGCACATCCAGGGCGTGCTGGCTGAAATAGCCCAGGTGCACGTTGGCACCGATAGTGGCGCTTCCCTCCGTCGGGTCGGTCGCACCGGCCAACACCTTAAGAAAGGTGGATTTACCGGCGCCGTTGACACCCACCACGGCGATTTTCTCGCCGCGCCGGATCAGTCCCGACACACCGCTGAACACCGGCTTTTCGCCGCCCTCGGGCAGCGCCCAGACCTTGCCGAGAGTGTCGATCTTGACCACATCGTCGCCGCTGCGCGGCGGCTCGGCGAAGGCAAAGCGGATGCTGCGCTGCTCGGGGGGCAGCTCGATGCGCTCGATCTTTTCGAGCTTTTTCACCCGCGACTGCACCTGGGCGGCATGGGAGGCGCGCGCGGCGAAACGCGCGATGAATTCCTCCTCATTGGCGAGCATTTCCTGCTGGCGCTGGTAGCTGGCCAGCAACTGCTCGCGGCGGATTTCACGCTCGCGCAGGTAGAAATCGTAATTGCCGCTGTAGGTGGTCACCGTGCGGTTGGCGACTTCGATGATGCGCGAGACGATGCGATTCATGAACTCACGGTCGTGACTGGTCATGAGCAGCGCGCCCTTGAATTCGGTGGACAGCCAGCTTTCCAGCCAGATGATGGACTCCACATCCAGATGGTTGGTCGGCTCGTCGAGCAGCAGCACGTCGGGATTGAGGGTCAGGATGCGCGCCAGGGCGATACGCATCTTCCAACCACCGCTGAAGCTCTCCACCGGACGCTCATAGGCATCGGGACCGATGCCCAGGCCGGTAAGCACCGCCTGGGCGCGACTCTCCAGGTCATAGCCGCCGCGGTGCTCGAACTCTTCCTGAGCATCGCCATAGCGCGCCAGCAGATCCGCCAGGGCCTCATCAGACATGGGTTCGCACATGGCCGCTTCCATGGCTTGAATCTCGGCGCCCAGGGCCATGGTTTTCTCCGAGGCCGCCATCACCTCTGCGAGGGCCGAGCGCCCCTTCATCTCGCCGACGTCCTGGGAGAAATAGCCGATGACGGTTTTTTTCGCGCAGGAAATTTCCCCGGCATCGGGTTGCTCCTCGCCGGTGATGAGACGAAAGATGGTGGTCTTGCCCGCCCCGTTGGGCCCGACCAGACCGCTGCGACTGCCGGGCAGGATCTGGAAGCTGGCGCTTTGGAAGAGCACCTGGTTGCCGTGCTGCTTGCTGATGTTGGTGAGATGAATCATGTCTGGACCCCGCACGAGGAAGGGGCGCGGCATGCCGCACCCCCGGAATCAACATGGATCGTAACAACAGTATCCTCAGACACCGCTCTTTTGCGCCTGGGAGCGGCTGCCGCGGCTGCGGCGACGGCGATTGCCCGCGGCGGGAGGAGCTGCGCTGCTACGCCCGGCGACATCGGGCTGACGACGTTTTTGGCCGTCGCCGGCCGGCTTGGACGTCGCCGCCGCACGGCTGGCAGATGCGCCTTCAGGTTTGCGACGCGGGGCGGGCTGGCGGGGCGGCCGGGCAAATTCCTGGTCGCGAACAGGCGCGGCCACGGCGTAATCAAAAGCAGCGACCGTACGACGCTCGATCGCCTTGCCCAGAGTCCGCTCGATGGCACGGATCATCGCGCCGTCGTCCTCGGTCACCAGGGTGTACGCGTCGCCGCTGCGCGCGGCGCGGCCGGTGCGGCCGATGCGATGGATGTAGGCTTCGGGCGTGTCGGGAATGTCGTAATTGACCACATGCGACACCTGGCTGACATCGATGCCGCGCGCGGCGATGTCGGTGGCAACCAGAATCTGGAAACTGCCGTCGCGAAATCCCTCCAGGGCGGCCTGCCGTTTGTTTTGCGACAGGTTGCCCTGCAAGGATGCGGCGCGGTAGCCGGCCTTGCCCAGTTGCTCCCCCAACCGCTTGGCGCGATGCTTGGTGCGGGTGAAGACCAGAACGGACCCCGTATCGGTGCGCCCCAGCAAATCCAGCAACAAGGGTGTCTTGAGGTGCTGCGCCACAGGGTAGAGTGCATGGCTGACGGTGGTGGCCGGAGCGACGTTGCCGACCTGCACGGTCACCGGGTCGCGCAGGATTTCCTGAGCCAGGCGCCTGATTTCCGTGGGCATGGTGGCCGAAAACAACAGTGTCTGGCGGTTGCTCGGCAGGTGCTTGAGAATCCGCCGGATGGCGGGGAAAAAGCCCATGTCGAACATCTGGTCGGCCTCATCAAGAACCAGCACCTCCAGGTGCGAGAGGTCGATGGTGCCCTGGTCGATGTGATCGAGAAGCCGCCCCGGGCAGGCAACGACGATCTCGGTTCCCTGCTTGAGTTTACTGATCTGGGGATTGATGCCGACCCCGCCGTAGACCGTGATGCTGCGCAGACGAGTCTGCCGCCCCAGAGTGATGAAACTGTCGTTGATCTGCTCGGCCAACTCACGGGTGGGCGCAATAATCAGCGCGCGCAAGCGATGCGACTTGGCCGGCAGGAGCCGATTGAGAATCGGCAAGGCGAAGGCGGCAGTTTTGCCCGTGCCCGTCTGGGCCAGGCCCATGACGTCACGTCCCTGGAGAACCTGCGGGATGGCTTGGGTTTGAATGGGGGTGGGCGCGGTGTATCCGGCGGCGTCGATACCGGCGGCAACTTGGGGGTGAAACGAAAACGCGGTGAAACTCATTTAATCTTTGATCCTTTATTGGTCCGTGCTCCCGACAAAAAAAGCCCCGGAGGATTCCAGGGCTTACGAGAGATTCGTTTTTTCCGGGAACATCTGATGAAACTGTACGCACCATAGCAGCTTTATACAAACGGCGTCAAGACCAAACTCGGTGAAAAATCAACCGATTTAACCCGATTGTGCTTTTCTTTGCGGGAAAAAGCATTTACACTTGTATACGGTATATTCAAATTTCCACTTCGCTCGCCCACAAGGAGAGGAGAGACATGCACGCAGAAGAGCGTATCAACGTCTGTCAAGCGGTGATGCATGGAAACACACGAACCGTCATGAACATCAAAAATAGTCGTAAAGGAAGGGTGTTGCGCTTCGACGACCAGGGGTTCGAGGTTGAAGTCGGCGCGGCCCGCGAACGTTGGACCTTCGATGAGGTGCGCGTCGAAACGAAGCTGGAAAATTGAGAGAATTTATTATACGAAGAGGCCCGCACCCGCGGGCCTCTTCGCTTTTGCGCGCCAGAATCAGCGAATCAGGGCGTGATATTCCTGTAGGCTGAGCACCTCAGCCACTCCCTGGCGGCGAGCGGCGATGCCCTTGGCGGCGGCGATGGCCGCCGCGGTGGTGGTGATATAGGGCACCTTGTAGCGGATCGCCGCCTTGCGGATGTAGGAATCATCGTGAATGCTGAGTTTGCCGATGGGCGTGTTGACCAGCAACTGAATCTCGCCGTTTTTCACGGCGTCGGCGATGTTGGGGCGACCTTCGTGCATTTTCAGGATCGGCTCGACCTCAATGCCGTTGGCCCTGAGGAAATCCTGAGTGCCTTTGGTCGCGCGCAGGGAAAAGCCCAACTCGGCAAACCGCCGCGCGGCCTCCAGGGCTCCGACCCGATCATGCTCGGCCACGGTGATCAGCACCGTGCCTTGCAGCGGCAGGGGCGAGTTGGCCGCTTCCTGCGCCTTGTAATAGGCCAGGCCGTAATTGCCCGCCATGCCCAGGACCTCGCCCGTGGAGCGCATCTCCGGACCCAGCACCGGGTCGACCTCCGGAAACATCCCGAAGGGAAAGACCGCTTCCTTAACGCCGAAATGCCCGAACAGGCGGCGTGAGAGCCCCTGATCCGCAAGCTTGCGACCGAGCATCGCCGCCACGGCGAGGCGCGCCATGGGGATGTTGCACACCTTGGACACCAGGGGCACGGTGCGGCTTGCGCGCGGATTGGCCTCCAGAATGTAGACCCGATCGTCGGCGATGGCGTACTGAATGTTCATCAACCCCACCACGCCCATCTCCACGGCGATCTTGCGGGTGTACTCCTCGATGGTATCGATGTGCTTCTGCGGGATGGACACCGGCGGGATCACGCAGGCCGAATCCCCCGAATGCACCCCGGCCAGCTCGATGTGCTCCATGACCGCCGGCACAAAGGCATCCCGCCCATCGGCGATGGCGTCGGCTTCGGCCTCGATGGCATCCTGCAGGAAGCGGTCGACGAGAATCGGCCGCTCGGGTGAAATCTCCACCGCCTTGGCCAAGTACTCGCGCAGCATCTGCTCGTCGTGCACCACTTCCATGGCGCGCCCGCCGAGCACGAAGGAGGGACGCACGATGAGGGGATAACCGATGCGCGCGGCGATCTGCAGGGCCTGCTCCTCGGTGGCGGCCATGCCCGATTCGGGCTGGGGAATGCCGAGCTTGGCCATCATGCGGTTGAACTGATCGCGGTCCTCGGCCAGGTCGATGGTCGCGGGGCTGGTGCCGATGATGCGCACTCCGGCCTCCTCGAGTTCGCGGGCGATATTGAGCGGCGTCTGCCCCCCGAACTGCACCATCACCCCTTCGGGTTTTTCCTTTGCATAGATGGAGAGCACATCCTCGACGGTGAGCGGCTCAAAATAGAGCTTGTCGGAGGTATCGTAGTCGGTGGAGACGGTCTCGGGATTACAGTTGACCATGATGGTCTCGTAACCGGCTTCGCGCAGGGCCAGGGCGGTGTGCACGCAGCAGTAGTCGAACTCGATGCCCTGACCGATGCGGTTGGGGCCGCCGCCCAGCACCATGATTTTCTTGCGCTCCGACACCGGCACCGAATCGGGCGCGTTGTAGGTCGAATAATAATAGGCGGCGTTCTCGACCCCGCTCACCGGCACCGCATCCCAGGCCTCGACCACGCCGAGTTCCGTGCGCTTGACGCGCAGCGCCTCTTCCGGCACGTCGAGAATCTGCGCCAGGTAGCGATCGGCGAAACCATCCTTCTTGGCCCGCGCCAACAGCTCGTCGGGCGGCAGATTGCCCCGGTGCTTGAGGATTTCTTCCTCTACTTCGACCAGCTCCTTCATCTGCTGCAAAAACCAGGGCTTGATGAAAGTCTTGGCGTAGAGAAGGTCAATATCGGCGCCCTTGCGCAGCGCCTCGTAGAGGATGAATTGCCGCTCGCTGGACGGCTCGGCCAGCAGTTCGAGCAGCTCATCCAGGGATTTTTCATTATAATTTTTCGCAAAGCCCAGCCCGTAGCGGCCGTTCTCCAGGGAGCGAATCGCCTTGTGCATGGCTTCCTTATAATTCTTGCCGATGCTCATGACCTCACCCACCGCGCGCATCTGCGTGCCGAGCTTGTCATGGACGCCCTTGAACTTCTCAAAGGCCCAGCGGGCGAACTTGACCACCACGTAGTCGCCCGAGGGGGTGTATTTATCCAGGGTACCGTCGCGCCAGTAGGGGATCTCATCCAGAGTCAGCCCGGCGGCCAATTGCGCCGAGACCAGGGCGATGGGAAAACCCGTGGCTTTGGACGCCAGGGCCGAGGAGCGCGAAGTGCGCGGATTGATTTCGATGACCACCACCCGATCGCTTGAAGGATCGTAGGCGAACTGCACGTTGGTGCCGCCGATGACCTCTATGGCGTCTACGATGCGGTAGGCATAGTCTTGCAGCCGTGCCTGCAGTTCCTCGCTGATGGTGAGCATGGGCGCGGTGCAGAAGGAGTCGCCGGTGTGCACGCCCACGGCATCGACGTTTTCGATGAAACACACGGTGATCTTCTGATTATTGGCGTCGCGCACCACCTCCAACTCCAGCTCTTCCCACCCGAGGATGGATTCCTCGATGAGCACCTGGCTCACGGGGCTGGCCGCCAGTCCGCGGCTGACGATGGTTTCGAACTCCTCCATGTTGTAGGCGAAGCCCCCGCCGGTGCCGCCCATGGTGTAGGCGGGGCGGATGACCACCGGCAGGCCGATGCGGGTGATGATCTCCTGGGCCTGGGCGAGGCTGGTGGCGATTTCGCTGCGCGGGGTTTCAATCCCCAGGCGCGCCATGGTCTCCTTGAAGGTCTCGCGGTCCTCGCCGCGCTTGATGGCGTCGAGATTGACGCCGATGACGCGCACGCCGTATTCGTCGAGGATTCCGCGCCGCGCCAATTCGCTGGAAAGGTTGAGCGCCGTCTGTCCGCCCAGATTGGGCAGCAGGGCGTCGGGCCGCTCTTTTTTGATGATTTCGGTGAGGCTCGCCACGTTGAGGGGCTCGATGTAGGTGGCGTCGGCCATGCCGGGGTCGGTCATGATGGTGGCCGGGTTGGAATTGACCAGCACGATGCGATAGCCGAGGTTGCGCAGGGCCTTGCAGGCTTGGGTGCCGGAATAATCGAATTCGCAGGCCTGACCGATAATGATCGGTCCGGAGCCGATGATGAGTACTTTTTTCACGTCGTCGCGTCGCGGCATGGAAATCCTCCCTAGGGAAACACGTCTGTGCTTATTTTTGACGCAACAATATCGCAGAGTTTAGGCATGAGTGCAACCGCAATACGCAGCCGGGCAGCCGCCTGCCCATTAGCTGGGCAGCGGCGACGCAGAGTGCTCGGGCGGCGACTATTTTTTCCTCTTCTTCCGGGGCAAACTGCTTATAATAGCGCCTCGACCAAAATGATCGACCCATTCGCGTCCACAGAGATGATTAAGAGGTGAACATGGAACTGCTGCTCAGCGACACGGAAATCCGCATCCTCGGCTGCCTCATCGAAAAGGAGATGGCCACCCCGGAGTATTACCCCCTGAGCCTCAACGCCTTGACCAATGCCTGCAACCAGAAATCCAACCGCCAACCGGTCATAAATCTTGCCGAAACCGAGGTGGTTCGCGCCCTCGACTCCCTGCGCACCCAGGGCCTGGCTATGCAGTCGGCCGAGGGAGTGCGGGTGCCGCGCTATCGCCACACCCTGGCGGAAAAACTGCATTTGGAGCCCGCGCAACTGGCGGTGCTCGCCGAATTGCTGCTGCGCGGCCCGCAAACCTTGGGCGAGTTGCGCGCCCGCGCCGAGCGCATGTACCCGCTTGCGGATCTTGCCGCCGTGGAGGAAGTCCTGACCGAGTTGGCCGAGCACAGCCCGCCGCTGGCCGTGCAACTGCCCCGGCGACCGGGGCACAAGGAAAACCGCTTTGCGCATCTGCTTGCCGGGCCGGCGGATCTCGAAGCCGAGGAGCGCGCCCTTGCTCCCGAGGGCGCACGCGCTCAGGTCATGGCCGTCGATGATCGCATTGCCCGGCTGGAGGAAGAAGTTGTCGGGTTGCGCGAGGAATTGGCGCAATTGCGGCAAAGCATGGAAGATTTCCGCGCCCAATTCGAGTAGCGGCGAGGCGCGAGTCGGCCGACCATTCGGCTGCCGAAATCAAGGAAAATCTCGGCAAAACTTTGCCTTTCCCCCCGCTGCTCTGTTATGGTGGGCCATCGTTAACCAGAAAAAGGAGACATCATGGCACCTGTAAAAAGCGGCGATACCGCCAAAGTCCACTACACCGGAACCCTTGACGACGGCACGGTTTTCGACTCGTCCCGCGAGCGTGAGCCCCTGGAGTTTCAGGTCGGCGCCGGTCAACTCATCGAAGGTTTCGATCAGGCGGTGGTCGGCATGACCATCGGCGACACCAAGACCGTGAAAATTCCCGCGGAGAAAGCCTATGGCCCGCACCGCGAAGAGATGGTGATCGAAGTCGACAAACAACAGTTCCCGGCCGGGATCAATCCCGAGGTCGGCCAGCAGCTTCAGACCCAGGACAATCAGGGGAATCCCCTCATCGTCACCGTGACGGGCATCGACGGCGAGAAAGTGACCCTGGACGCCAACCACCCGCTGGCGGGCAAGGATCTGAATTTCGAGATCGAGTTGGTGGAAAAGAACTGACCCCCTCTGCGCAGCACCCCCACGCAAACGGGCGGCCCTCGGGCCGCCCTTTTGCGTGGCGTTACAGAAATGAACAGATATATTCGGCGATCCCCTCATCGACTGCGATTTCAAACGAAGAGTTGCCTGAAACCTCGAAGGAACTGCCCGCCGGATAATCCCGCCAGTCGCCCTGCCCGGCGAGGCGCACCCGACAGTGGCCGGCAATGATTTCCATGCGCTCGGCGGCGGCGGTATTGAATTTGAACTCTCCGGGGAAAATCAGCCCCAGGGTCTTGCGGCTGCCGTCGGCCAGGACCAGGCTGTGACTGACGACCTTGCCGTCGAAATAGACATTGGCCTTGCAAGTGACATTGGCCTGGGTGAACTGGGTGGGCGGGCTGTAGCTCATGGATGTTCTCCTGATCGGGTTGATGACTTTGGCGCCGAGGCTGTGGTATCACAGAAACAACTGGTCTCGCAAGCAATGAGGAGGTGTCCATGCTCAGCGTCGGCATTCTTTTTTCCGAGCTTGCCGCGGAAGCACCAAGTCCCATGCTCGACCGCATCTGGCCCTTTTTTCTCATGGTGGTTCTGGCTGCGGCCGGTGCCGCGCTCTATTTCGCTCTGCGCGCGGACAAGTCCGATCCTGCCGAGAAAGACGCCCATGACGACTGAAGCCTGGCGCGACCTGTTCCCCGTCACCCGCACGCGGATTTTTCTCAACAACGCCGCCATGGCGCCACCCTCTCTGCGTGTCGTGGAGGCCATGCACGCCTTCATGAGCGAGTGCGCTAAGGACGCGAGCCTGCACTATGCTTCCTGGGGCCATCGCGTGCAGACAGTGCGCGCCAAGGCCGCAGCCCTGGTGGGCGCAAAACCCGAAGATCTCGCTTTTACCGGCAACACCTCTTGCGGCCTGTCCCTGGTGGCGCAGTCCTTCCCCTGGCGAGAAGGCGATGCGGTGCTGGTGCCGGTGCCCGACTTTCCCAGCAATGTCTATCCCTGGCAAAACCTCGGACGCCGCGGCGTTCAGGTCATTGAAGTCCCGCGCCGCGCGGGACGCATCGAGCGCGCAGACGTTGAACGCCATCTTACGCCACGGGTTCGCATGCTCGCTCTGAGCAGCGTCGATTATGCCGGCGGCCATGCCGCGGATCTTGAGGATCTGGGCGCCTGGTGCCGGGAGCGGGGCCTATTTTTCGTGGTCGATGCTATCCAGAGCCTCGGCGTGCTGCCCATGGATGCCTCCCGCCTGGGCATCCACGCCCTGGCCTGTGGCGCGCACAAGTGGCTGCTCGGCCCCATGGGCATCGGCCTGCTGTATGTCGGCAAGGAGTTGCGCGGCCAGTTGCAGCCGGTTCTGGCGGGGTGGAAGTCCGTGGTCGATCCGGAGAATTTCGAACTGCATTTTCAGTTGCGCGAGGATGCCGCGCTGTTTGAGCCGGGCACCTTGAACCTGGCCGGGATTTTCGGGCTGGGAGCGGCGCTGGATCTGCTTGCCGAAGTCGGTGCCGCCACCGTTCGCGCGCGGGTCTTTGCCCTTTATGACCAGTTGGCTGCGGGGCTTGAGGAGCGCCGCCTGCCGGTCACCTCGCCCCGGGCGCCGGAGCAGCGCGCCGGGCTGCTGTTCTTTGCGCCGCCTGGCTCTCCTGAAACACTCTTTCGCGCCCTGCTCAGACGCGGCGTGATGCTGTCGCTACGCAACGGCCGGCTGCGCCTTTCCCCGCATTTTTACAACAACGAAGCCGACGTAGCGGCATTTTTCACAGCACTGGATGACTGGTTGAAAAAATAATCATAGGACCTATGGGTCCTATTGGTCCCATAGGTCCTATGGCAAAGTCTCTCGATAAAAACGGCGCCAGTTTTCGCCGAGAATGCCGGCAACGGCTTCCTCGGGATAACCGAGGGCTTGCAGGTCCGCGGCCAACAGCGGCCAGTGGGCGTAGCTTTCCAGCCCCGCGCAGACGCCGTCAAATCCGCCGTAATCCGAACCCAGGGCCACCACCTGCCAGCCAAACCGCTGCACCAGCCAGTCGATCTGCGGCACCAGATCGGCGCGCGCGGCGCGGGTACCGCCGTTGAGCATCTCCGGCGCCAGGGTCAGACCGATAATGCCGCCGCGCTCGATCAGGGCGGCGGCCTGCCACTCACTGAGATTGCGCTGGCGGTCGCAAAAAGGGCGCAGGCCCGTGTGGGAACAGATCAGCGCCCCCGGATAATCGCGCACCACCTCGCCAAAAGCCGGCGCGGACAGATGCGCCGTGTCGATGATCCACCCGCGCCGCGCCAGGGCGCGCAGCAGGCCGCGCCCGGCCGCGCTCAGCCCCTCGGGGACAGCGACGCCGTTGCCGTCGGCCAAGCGGTTGCGGCCCGCATGCGTCAATCCCACCACCTTCAAGCCCCAGGCCTGCAAGGCATCGAGATCGGCATCGAGCAAGGCGTCGCCGTTTTCCAGCAGGAACATGGCCGCCGGCGCCTCAAGATTCCCCAAATCGTCCCTGCGCCGCACCCGTGCCAGGGCCGCCAACTGCCCATCGGCCCGCCGGCGCAATTCCTCCAACCGCGCCAGGGCCGTGCCGGGGCCGTTGAAAACATCCTCGCAATAGAGTGCGCACACCAACAGCCGCACCCCGCCCGCCGCCAGGGTCTCCGGGGTTACCGGCCCCTGGCGCAGGTGCGCGAAGTCCTGGGTCAGGCCGCGGCGCTCAAGATCGTAGAGAAGATCGACATGGCCGTCGGCCACGAACAATTCATCCGCCATCAACGCTCCGCCAGCACATAGTGACTGCGTATCTGTTCAAAGTGCCGCGCGTGGTTGCGGATGCTCCAGGTCACCGTGCCCTGCTCCTGAGAGTGCCAGGGGGGCGCGCACTGGGTAGCGAGAATCCGGCGCAGATTGTCGCTGCCGCGCCCTGCCCAGGGTCCCTGGCGCGTTCCGCCCAGCCACTGCTCCGGGGCCGCGTAGGCACGCGACCAGGAATAGGGATCGGAAACCAGCAGCGCCGCGGCGCTTGACCTCGCGACGCGATCGAGTTCGGCCAGATGCCGGCGCGGCTCCGCCACCTTGTCGAGCAAATTGAGGGACGCAACCCGCCGAAAAAAGCCGTTCGGGAAAGGCAGCGCCAGGGCATCGGCAACCAGAAATTCCACATCGAGGCCGCGCAGGCGGGGCGGTAACGCGATGGTGCGCGACTCGCTGAGGTCGCCCTCCTCGATCAACTCGAAGCTGAGGGTGCCGTGCCGCGCCAAGGTGCGCGCCGCGCCGATGAAGGCCGGCGAGCGATCAATGCCCCAGGCAGCCTCGCCGTCGGCCGCCATCTCCAGGGTCATGCGCCCCACCGCGCAGCCGACGTCCAGAAACGGGCCGTGGCTGTCACGCAGCAAATCCGCCCAGCGCCGGTAGGCATCCGTGGCGTCGGGATCGTCCCAGAGATCGGCGAAGTGACTCCAC
Proteins encoded in this region:
- a CDS encoding FKBP-type peptidyl-prolyl cis-trans isomerase; the protein is MAPVKSGDTAKVHYTGTLDDGTVFDSSREREPLEFQVGAGQLIEGFDQAVVGMTIGDTKTVKIPAEKAYGPHREEMVIEVDKQQFPAGINPEVGQQLQTQDNQGNPLIVTVTGIDGEKVTLDANHPLAGKDLNFEIELVEKN
- the ppnP gene encoding pyrimidine/purine nucleoside phosphorylase, yielding MSYSPPTQFTQANVTCKANVYFDGKVVSHSLVLADGSRKTLGLIFPGEFKFNTAAAERMEIIAGHCRVRLAGQGDWRDYPAGSSFEVSGNSSFEIAVDEGIAEYICSFL
- a CDS encoding aminotransferase class V-fold PLP-dependent enzyme, whose amino-acid sequence is MTTEAWRDLFPVTRTRIFLNNAAMAPPSLRVVEAMHAFMSECAKDASLHYASWGHRVQTVRAKAAALVGAKPEDLAFTGNTSCGLSLVAQSFPWREGDAVLVPVPDFPSNVYPWQNLGRRGVQVIEVPRRAGRIERADVERHLTPRVRMLALSSVDYAGGHAADLEDLGAWCRERGLFFVVDAIQSLGVLPMDASRLGIHALACGAHKWLLGPMGIGLLYVGKELRGQLQPVLAGWKSVVDPENFELHFQLREDAALFEPGTLNLAGIFGLGAALDLLAEVGAATVRARVFALYDQLAAGLEERRLPVTSPRAPEQRAGLLFFAPPGSPETLFRALLRRGVMLSLRNGRLRLSPHFYNNEADVAAFFTALDDWLKK
- a CDS encoding dipeptidase: MADELFVADGHVDLLYDLERRGLTQDFAHLRQGPVTPETLAAGGVRLLVCALYCEDVFNGPGTALARLEELRRRADGQLAALARVRRRDDLGNLEAPAAMFLLENGDALLDADLDALQAWGLKVVGLTHAGRNRLADGNGVAVPEGLSAAGRGLLRALARRGWIIDTAHLSAPAFGEVVRDYPGALICSHTGLRPFCDRQRNLSEWQAAALIERGGIIGLTLAPEMLNGGTRAARADLVPQIDWLVQRFGWQVVALGSDYGGFDGVCAGLESYAHWPLLAADLQALGYPEEAVAGILGENWRRFYRETLP
- a CDS encoding class I SAM-dependent methyltransferase, producing the protein MRQSLTETLICPACLPQEKSLRLECHEGQGEDVEQGLLRCIPCGRTYPVREGIAVLLVDSPSASDADPYTQPQSLSAYLWSHFADLWDDPDATDAYRRWADLLRDSHGPFLDVGCAVGRMTLEMAADGEAAWGIDRSPAFIGAARTLARHGTLSFELIEEGDLSESRTIALPPRLRGLDVEFLVADALALPFPNGFFRRVASLNLLDKVAEPRRHLAELDRVARSSAAALLVSDPYSWSRAYAAPEQWLGGTRQGPWAGRGSDNLRRILATQCAPPWHSQEQGTVTWSIRNHARHFEQIRSHYVLAER